A region from the Mycobacterium heidelbergense genome encodes:
- the rpmB gene encoding 50S ribosomal protein L28 encodes MAAVCDICGKGPGFGKSVSHSHRRTSRRWDPNVQTVHVVTRPGGNRQRLNVCTSCIKAGKVVRG; translated from the coding sequence ATGGCCGCTGTGTGCGATATCTGCGGGAAAGGCCCCGGCTTCGGCAAGTCGGTGTCGCACTCCCACCGCCGCACCAGCCGCCGGTGGGACCCCAACGTCCAGACCGTGCACGTCGTGACGCGACCGGGCGGCAACAGGCAGCGGCTCAACGTCTGCACGTCCTGCATCAAGGCCGGCAAGGTCGTCCGCGGCTAG
- a CDS encoding uracil-DNA glycosylase, with protein MTARPLSELVEPGWAAALEPVADQVAQMGQFLRAEIAAGRRYLPAGPNVLRAFTFPFDQVRVLIVGQDPYPTPGHAVGLSFSVAPEVRPLPRSLENIFGEYSTDLGYPQPSCGDLTPWAQRGVLLLNRVLTVRPSNPASHRGKGWEAVTERAIRALVARSRPMVAILWGRDASTLKPMLAEGDCVAIESPHPSPLSASRGFFGSRPFSRANELLVGMGADPIDWRLP; from the coding sequence ATGACCGCACGCCCGTTGAGCGAACTCGTCGAGCCGGGCTGGGCGGCCGCGCTGGAACCGGTCGCGGACCAGGTCGCGCAGATGGGGCAGTTTCTGCGGGCCGAGATCGCGGCCGGGCGCAGGTACCTGCCCGCGGGCCCGAACGTGTTGCGCGCCTTCACCTTTCCGTTCGACCAGGTGCGGGTCCTGATCGTCGGGCAAGATCCCTACCCGACGCCCGGGCACGCCGTGGGCCTGAGCTTCTCGGTGGCGCCCGAGGTGCGTCCGCTGCCCCGCAGCCTGGAGAACATCTTCGGCGAATACTCCACCGACCTGGGCTATCCGCAGCCCTCGTGCGGCGACCTGACGCCCTGGGCGCAGCGTGGGGTGCTGCTGTTGAACAGGGTGCTCACGGTGCGGCCCAGCAACCCGGCGTCGCACCGGGGCAAGGGCTGGGAAGCGGTCACCGAGCGCGCGATCCGGGCGCTGGTCGCGCGGTCGCGGCCGATGGTGGCGATCCTGTGGGGCCGCGACGCGTCGACGCTCAAGCCGATGCTGGCCGAGGGCGATTGCGTCGCGATCGAGTCGCCGCACCCGTCTCCGCTGTCCGCGTCGCGCGGGTTCTTCGGCTCGCGGCCGTTCAGCCGCGCCAACGAGTTGCTCGTGGGAATGGGGGCCGACCCGATCGATTGGCGGCTGCCCTGA
- a CDS encoding thiamine-phosphate kinase, producing MALRDNTAGDGPTLAQLGEFAVIDRLVRGRRQPAAVLLGPGDDAAVVSAGDGRAVVSTDVLVQDRHFRLDWSTPHDVGRKAIAQNAADIEAMGARATAFVVGFGAPGDTPAAQVDALADGMWDEAGRIGAGIAGGDLVSCPQWVLSVTVLGDLDGRAPVPRSGAEAGSVLAVVGELGRSAAGYALWHNDIDGFDELRRRHVVPRPPYGQGAAAAAAGARAMIDVSDGLIADLRHVADASGVGIDVSTAALRADHDALTAAAAAVGADPWPWVLGGGEDHALAACFAGPAPAGWRVIGRVFDGPARVLVDGREWSGYAGWQSFAR from the coding sequence GTGGCGTTGCGCGATAACACTGCGGGGGACGGCCCGACGCTGGCGCAGCTCGGCGAATTCGCGGTCATCGACCGGTTGGTGCGGGGCCGCCGACAGCCCGCCGCGGTCCTGCTCGGGCCCGGCGACGACGCGGCGGTGGTGTCCGCCGGCGACGGCCGCGCCGTGGTGTCGACCGATGTGCTGGTACAGGATCGGCACTTTCGGCTGGACTGGTCGACGCCCCACGACGTCGGCCGCAAGGCGATCGCCCAGAACGCCGCCGACATCGAGGCGATGGGCGCGCGGGCCACGGCGTTCGTGGTCGGCTTCGGGGCACCCGGTGACACGCCGGCGGCGCAGGTGGACGCGCTGGCCGACGGGATGTGGGACGAGGCCGGGCGAATCGGCGCCGGCATCGCCGGCGGCGACCTGGTCAGCTGCCCGCAGTGGGTGCTGTCGGTGACGGTGTTGGGCGACCTGGACGGCCGCGCGCCGGTGCCGCGGTCCGGTGCCGAAGCCGGCTCGGTGCTCGCCGTCGTCGGGGAACTGGGCCGCTCGGCCGCCGGATATGCGTTGTGGCACAACGATATTGATGGGTTCGACGAACTGCGGCGGCGCCATGTGGTGCCGCGGCCGCCCTATGGCCAGGGGGCGGCGGCCGCGGCCGCCGGCGCGCGGGCGATGATCGACGTCTCCGACGGCCTGATCGCCGACCTGCGGCACGTCGCCGACGCGTCGGGCGTGGGCATCGATGTGTCCACCGCGGCGCTGCGCGCCGACCATGACGCGCTGACCGCGGCCGCCGCCGCCGTGGGCGCCGACCCCTGGCCGTGGGTGCTGGGCGGCGGCGAAGACCACGCGCTGGCGGCCTGTTTCGCCGGGCCGGCGCCGGCCGGGTGGCGGGTCATCGGGCGGGTGTTCGACGGGCCGGCCCGGGTGCTCGTCGACGGACGGGAGTGGAGCGGGTATGCCGGCTGGCAGTCTTTCGCCCGGTGA
- a CDS encoding DUF3515 domain-containing protein, with the protein MYENRTVARRVTGDSDGPPRALIIAAAALAVAAIGVILVIAATRQAPPRPVALPAVAAPRAGNPACRALTQALPQRLGDYQRAPLAQPAPEGASAWRAARDGEPVVLRCGLDRPADFVVGSPLQVVDRVQWFEVAAGPQSAAEAGRSTWYTVDRPVYVALTLPPGSGPTPIQELSEVIDRTLAAVPIDPAPAR; encoded by the coding sequence GTGTATGAGAATCGAACGGTGGCCAGGCGGGTGACGGGCGATTCCGACGGGCCGCCGCGCGCACTGATCATCGCCGCGGCGGCGCTGGCCGTCGCGGCGATCGGCGTCATCCTGGTCATCGCGGCCACCCGCCAGGCCCCGCCGCGACCGGTCGCCCTTCCCGCCGTCGCGGCCCCGCGGGCCGGCAATCCCGCGTGCCGGGCGCTGACGCAGGCGCTGCCGCAGCGGCTCGGGGACTATCAGCGCGCGCCCCTCGCGCAACCCGCGCCCGAGGGCGCGTCCGCCTGGCGGGCCGCGCGCGACGGCGAGCCGGTGGTGTTGCGCTGCGGGCTCGACCGCCCCGCCGACTTCGTCGTGGGATCTCCGCTGCAGGTCGTCGATCGGGTGCAGTGGTTCGAGGTGGCCGCCGGACCCCAATCCGCCGCCGAAGCGGGCAGATCCACCTGGTACACGGTGGACCGGCCGGTGTACGTGGCGCTTACGCTGCCGCCGGGTTCGGGGCCGACGCCGATCCAGGAGCTCTCCGAGGTGATCGACCGGACCCTCGCGGCGGTGCCCATCGACCCGGCGCCCGCCCGATGA
- a CDS encoding D-alanine--D-alanine ligase family protein, with the protein MNASDRVRVAVVFGGRSGEHAISCVSAGSILRNLDPRRFEVMAIGITPEGSWVLTDGDPDALAITDRRLPEVTAESGTELALPADPRRGGQLVSPGAGPNAGEVLASVDVVFPVLHGPYGEDGTVQGLLELAGVPYVGAGVLASAAGMDKEFTKKLLAAEGLPIGPHAVLRPSRAALGLEERERLGLPAFVKPARGGSSIGVSRVASWDELPAAVANARRHDPKVIVEAAINGRELECGVLEMPDGTVEASTLGEIRVAGVRGREDSFYDFATKYLDDAAELDVPAKVDDDIADAMRQLAIRAFRAIDCQGLARVDFFLTDDGPIINEINTMPGFTTISMYPRMWAASGIDYPTLLATMVETALARGVGLR; encoded by the coding sequence GTGAATGCCAGCGACCGCGTGCGCGTCGCCGTCGTCTTCGGCGGGCGCAGCGGCGAGCACGCCATCTCCTGCGTGTCCGCGGGCAGCATCCTGCGCAATCTCGACCCGCGGCGATTCGAGGTGATGGCGATCGGGATCACCCCGGAAGGCTCCTGGGTGCTCACCGACGGCGATCCGGACGCGCTCGCGATCACCGACCGGCGGCTGCCCGAGGTGACCGCCGAATCGGGCACCGAGCTGGCCCTGCCGGCCGATCCGCGCCGCGGCGGCCAGCTGGTGTCGCCCGGCGCCGGCCCCAACGCTGGAGAGGTCTTGGCGTCCGTCGACGTGGTGTTTCCGGTGCTGCACGGCCCGTACGGCGAGGACGGCACCGTCCAGGGGCTGCTCGAACTCGCCGGTGTGCCCTACGTCGGCGCCGGCGTGCTGGCCAGCGCCGCGGGCATGGACAAGGAGTTCACCAAGAAGTTGCTCGCCGCCGAGGGGCTTCCGATCGGCCCGCACGCGGTGCTGCGCCCGTCCCGGGCGGCGCTGGGTCTCGAGGAGCGCGAGCGGCTGGGCTTGCCGGCGTTCGTCAAGCCCGCGCGGGGCGGCTCGTCGATCGGCGTCAGCCGCGTCGCGAGCTGGGACGAACTGCCCGCCGCGGTCGCCAACGCCCGCCGGCACGACCCGAAAGTGATCGTCGAGGCGGCGATCAACGGGCGCGAGCTGGAATGCGGCGTGCTCGAAATGCCCGACGGCACAGTGGAAGCCAGCACGTTGGGCGAGATCCGGGTGGCCGGGGTGCGGGGACGGGAGGACTCGTTCTACGACTTCGCGACGAAATACCTCGACGACGCGGCCGAATTGGACGTGCCCGCCAAGGTCGACGACGACATCGCCGACGCCATGCGCCAGTTGGCGATCCGGGCGTTCCGCGCCATCGACTGCCAGGGTCTGGCCCGGGTCGACTTCTTCCTCACCGACGACGGTCCGATCATCAACGAGATCAACACGATGCCGGGGTTCACCACGATCTCGATGTACCCGCGGATGTGGGCGGCCAGCGGCATCGACTATCCCACCCTGCTGGCGACCATGGTCGAGACGGCGTTGGCCCGCGGCGTGGGCCTGCGGTAA
- a CDS encoding NAD(P)H-dependent glycerol-3-phosphate dehydrogenase — translation MAGTETVAVMGAGAWGTALAKVLVDAGGPDAEVTLWARRSEVAERINATRYNPAYLPGTLLPPGIRATTDADEALAGATTVLLAVPAQTMRANLERWAPLLADGATLVSVAKGIELGTLMRMSQVILSVTGVGAAQVAVISGPNLASEIAQCQPAATVVACSDSGRAVAVQRMLNSGYFRPYTNSDVVGTEIGGACKNVIALACGMAAGVGLGENTAAAIITRGLAEISRLGIALGAKGATLAGLAGVGDLVATCTSPRSRNRSFGERLGRGGTMESAMRARDGHVVEGVTSCESVLALASSYDVEMPLTDAVHRVCHKGLLVDEAMALLLGRSTKPE, via the coding sequence ATGGCCGGCACGGAAACCGTCGCGGTGATGGGCGCCGGTGCCTGGGGCACGGCGCTGGCCAAGGTGCTCGTGGACGCCGGGGGACCGGACGCGGAGGTGACGCTGTGGGCCCGGCGATCCGAGGTCGCCGAGCGGATCAACGCCACCCGGTACAACCCCGCCTATCTGCCCGGCACGTTGCTGCCGCCGGGGATCCGCGCGACCACCGATGCGGACGAGGCGCTGGCCGGCGCGACGACGGTGCTGCTGGCGGTGCCGGCGCAGACCATGCGCGCCAACCTCGAGCGGTGGGCGCCTCTGTTGGCCGACGGCGCGACCCTGGTCAGCGTGGCCAAGGGCATCGAGCTCGGCACCCTCATGCGGATGAGCCAGGTGATCCTGTCGGTGACCGGCGTGGGCGCGGCGCAGGTGGCGGTCATATCGGGGCCCAACTTGGCCAGCGAGATCGCCCAATGCCAGCCCGCCGCCACGGTGGTCGCCTGCAGCGACTCGGGCCGCGCCGTCGCCGTGCAGCGCATGCTGAACAGCGGGTACTTCCGCCCCTATACCAACAGCGACGTGGTCGGCACCGAGATCGGCGGGGCCTGCAAGAACGTCATCGCGCTAGCCTGCGGGATGGCGGCCGGCGTCGGGCTCGGCGAGAACACCGCGGCGGCGATCATCACCCGCGGCCTGGCGGAGATCAGCCGGCTGGGGATAGCGCTCGGCGCCAAGGGCGCGACGCTGGCCGGCCTGGCCGGCGTCGGCGACCTGGTAGCCACCTGCACGTCGCCGCGGTCGCGCAACCGGTCCTTCGGCGAACGCCTGGGCCGCGGCGGGACCATGGAGTCGGCGATGCGGGCGAGGGATGGGCACGTCGTCGAGGGGGTGACGTCGTGCGAGTCGGTGCTGGCGCTGGCGTCCAGCTACGACGTCGAAATGCCGCTCACCGACGCCGTGCACCGGGTCTGCCACAAGGGGCTTTTGGTGGACGAGGCGATGGCGCTGCTGCTCGGCCGCAGCACCAAGCCCGAATGA
- the cofC gene encoding 2-phospho-L-lactate guanylyltransferase, with protein sequence MSATRADGAGDGAGEVALIIAVKRLAAAKTRLAPVFSARTRETVVLAMLMDTLAAAARVGALGSITVITPDEAAGAAAAELGANVLADPTPEGHRDPLNNAIAAAERAVAGSFPNTVVLQGDLPALQTQELAEAIAAARHHRRSFVADRLATGTSALCAFGAALEPQFGSDSCARHRRSGAIELTGAWPGLRCDVDTPADLVAARRLGVGPATARALAQH encoded by the coding sequence ATGAGCGCCACACGGGCCGACGGTGCGGGGGACGGTGCGGGCGAGGTCGCCCTGATCATCGCCGTCAAGCGGTTGGCCGCCGCCAAGACCAGGCTGGCACCGGTGTTCTCGGCGCGCACCCGGGAGACCGTGGTGCTGGCCATGCTGATGGACACCCTGGCCGCCGCGGCGCGCGTCGGCGCGCTGGGCTCGATCACCGTCATCACGCCCGACGAGGCCGCGGGGGCCGCGGCGGCCGAGCTCGGAGCCAACGTGCTGGCCGACCCCACGCCCGAGGGCCACCGCGACCCACTGAACAACGCGATCGCCGCCGCGGAACGGGCGGTGGCCGGATCGTTCCCCAATACCGTTGTGCTGCAAGGTGATTTGCCCGCGTTGCAGACCCAGGAGCTGGCCGAGGCGATCGCCGCCGCGCGCCATCACCGGCGCAGCTTCGTCGCCGACCGGCTGGCCACGGGAACCTCCGCCCTGTGCGCGTTCGGGGCCGCGCTCGAGCCGCAGTTCGGGTCGGATTCGTGCGCGCGGCACCGCCGTTCGGGCGCGATCGAGCTGACGGGCGCGTGGCCCGGCCTGCGGTGCGACGTCGACACGCCCGCCGACCTGGTGGCCGCCCGCCGCCTCGGGGTCGGGCCGGCGACCGCGCGTGCCCTCGCGCAGCATTAA
- a CDS encoding RNA degradosome polyphosphate kinase, whose amino-acid sequence MMRDDRMVTEIDAEARLEESVWQPNDSAVAAPPAATPVAINDALPEDRYLNRELSWLDFNARVLALAADNSLPLLERAKFLAIFASNLDEFYMVRVAGLKRRDEMGLSVRSADGLTPREQLARIGEQTQRIATRHARVFLDSVRPALAEEGIYIVTWADLEQAERDQLSTYFNEQVFPVLTPLAVDPAHPFPFVSGLSLNLAVTVRQPEDGGQHFARVKVPDNVDRFVELDGPGDTNGTEGRTIIRYLPTEELIAAFLPALFPGMEVVEHHAFRITRNADYEVEEDRDEDLLQALERELARRRFGSPVRLEIADDMTESMLELLLRELDVNPSDVIEVPGLLDLSSLWQIYGVDRPALKDDTWVPATHPAFADRETPKSIFATLREGDVLLHHPYDSFSTSVQRFIEQAAADPNVLAIKQTLYRTSGDSPIVRALIAAAEAGKQVVAMVEIKARFDEQANIRWARTLEQAGVHVVYGYVGLKTHCKTCLVVRREGPTIRRYCHIGTGNYNGKTARLYEDVGLLTAAPDIGADLTDLFNSLTGYSRKVSYRNLLVAPHSIRTGIIERVDREIQAHRESGGGRIRLKMNALVDEQVIDALYRASKAGVRVEIVVRGICALRPGVEGFSENISVRSILGRFLEHSRIIHFNRINEFWIGSADMMHRNLDRRVEALVQVKDPRLTAYLDDLFESALNPSTRCWELGSDGQWTASPRDGRSVRDHQESLMELHRSA is encoded by the coding sequence GTGATGCGCGATGATCGCATGGTGACCGAAATCGACGCCGAGGCGCGCCTCGAAGAATCCGTATGGCAACCCAATGATTCGGCCGTGGCGGCACCGCCTGCCGCAACCCCCGTCGCGATCAATGACGCGCTGCCCGAGGACCGTTACCTCAACCGCGAACTGAGCTGGCTGGACTTCAACGCGCGCGTGCTGGCGCTGGCCGCCGACAACTCCCTGCCGCTGCTGGAGCGGGCCAAGTTCCTGGCGATCTTCGCGTCCAATCTCGACGAGTTCTACATGGTTCGGGTGGCCGGCCTCAAGCGCCGCGACGAGATGGGGCTGTCGGTCCGCTCGGCCGACGGGCTGACGCCGCGCGAGCAACTGGCCCGCATCGGCGAGCAAACTCAGCGAATCGCGACCCGGCACGCGCGGGTGTTCCTCGATTCGGTGCGACCGGCGCTGGCCGAGGAAGGCATCTACATCGTCACGTGGGCCGACCTGGAACAGGCTGAGCGCGACCAACTGTCGACGTATTTCAACGAGCAGGTCTTCCCCGTCCTGACGCCGCTGGCCGTCGACCCCGCTCACCCGTTCCCGTTCGTGAGCGGGTTGAGCCTGAACCTGGCGGTCACGGTGCGCCAACCCGAGGACGGCGGCCAGCACTTCGCCCGAGTCAAGGTGCCCGACAACGTCGATCGCTTCGTCGAACTCGACGGCCCCGGCGACACGAACGGCACCGAAGGGCGAACCATAATCCGCTATCTGCCAACGGAAGAGCTGATCGCGGCCTTCCTTCCGGCGCTCTTCCCCGGCATGGAGGTCGTCGAGCACCACGCGTTCCGCATCACCCGCAACGCCGACTACGAGGTTGAAGAGGACCGCGACGAAGACCTGCTGCAGGCGCTGGAACGGGAGTTGGCGCGCAGGCGGTTCGGATCGCCGGTGCGGCTCGAGATCGCCGACGACATGACCGAGAGCATGCTGGAATTGCTGTTGCGGGAACTCGATGTGAACCCCAGCGACGTCATCGAGGTCCCCGGGCTGCTCGACCTATCGTCGCTGTGGCAGATCTACGGCGTCGACCGCCCGGCGTTGAAAGACGACACCTGGGTTCCTGCCACCCATCCCGCGTTCGCCGACCGGGAAACGCCCAAGAGCATCTTCGCGACGCTGCGCGAAGGCGATGTGCTGCTTCATCACCCGTATGACTCGTTCTCCACCAGCGTGCAGCGATTCATCGAGCAGGCCGCCGCCGACCCCAACGTGCTGGCGATCAAGCAGACGCTGTACCGCACGTCCGGTGACTCGCCGATCGTCCGGGCGCTCATCGCCGCCGCCGAGGCCGGAAAGCAAGTGGTGGCAATGGTGGAGATCAAGGCGCGCTTCGACGAGCAGGCCAACATCCGTTGGGCGCGCACCCTAGAGCAGGCGGGCGTGCATGTGGTGTACGGCTACGTCGGACTCAAGACGCACTGCAAGACCTGCCTGGTGGTGCGCCGCGAAGGCCCGACGATCAGGCGGTACTGCCACATCGGGACCGGCAACTACAATGGCAAGACGGCACGGCTCTACGAGGACGTCGGCCTGCTCACGGCCGCCCCGGACATCGGGGCCGATCTGACCGACTTGTTCAACTCGCTCACCGGCTACTCGCGCAAGGTGTCCTACCGCAACCTGTTGGTTGCCCCGCACAGCATTCGCACCGGCATCATCGAACGCGTCGATCGCGAGATACAGGCCCACCGCGAAAGTGGTGGCGGCCGGATCCGGCTCAAAATGAACGCTCTCGTCGACGAGCAGGTCATCGATGCGCTGTATCGCGCGTCCAAGGCCGGTGTGCGGGTGGAGATAGTGGTGCGCGGCATCTGCGCATTGCGCCCGGGCGTGGAAGGCTTTTCGGAGAACATCTCGGTCCGCTCGATCCTCGGCCGGTTCCTGGAACACTCGCGGATCATTCACTTCAATCGCATCAACGAGTTCTGGATCGGCAGCGCCGACATGATGCACCGCAACCTCGACCGTCGCGTCGAGGCGCTGGTTCAGGTCAAGGACCCAAGGCTCACCGCGTATCTTGACGACCTGTTCGAGTCCGCGTTGAACCCGTCCACCCGGTGCTGGGAGCTCGGATCCGACGGGCAGTGGACCGCATCGCCACGGGATGGCCGCAGCGTTCGCGACCATCAGGAATCACTGATGGAGCTGCACCGGAGCGCCTGA
- the mutT1 gene encoding 8-oxo-(d)GTP phosphatase MutT1, with protein sequence MPTQSSGSKVVFAAGAVLWRPRGANDPNLEIAMIHRPRYDDWSLPKGKVDPGETAPVAAVREVFEETGHHAALGRRLDMVSYPIDSPSRGVKKVYYWAARSTGGEFTPGSEVDELVWLPVADAVKRLDYAHDRKMLRHFAKHPADTHTVLVVRHGTAGRKSRFSGDDTKRPLDKRGRAQAEALVPQLLAFGASDVYAADRLRCHQTVEPLAEELGVTVHNEPTLTEEAYAKNPKRGRHRALRIAEQEGTPVICTQGKVIPDLIAWWCERDGVRSDKSRNHKGSTWVLSFSAGRLVAADHIGGALAANVRA encoded by the coding sequence TTGCCGACCCAGAGCTCGGGAAGCAAGGTCGTATTCGCCGCAGGCGCGGTGTTGTGGCGGCCACGCGGCGCCAACGATCCGAACCTCGAGATCGCCATGATCCACCGCCCCCGCTACGACGACTGGTCGCTCCCCAAGGGCAAAGTGGACCCCGGCGAGACGGCACCGGTCGCCGCGGTGCGGGAGGTATTCGAGGAGACGGGCCACCACGCCGCCCTCGGCCGGCGGCTTGACATGGTGAGCTATCCGATCGACTCACCCTCCCGAGGCGTCAAGAAGGTCTACTACTGGGCGGCGCGCAGCACCGGCGGGGAATTCACACCGGGCAGCGAGGTCGATGAGTTGGTGTGGCTGCCGGTCGCCGACGCGGTCAAAAGACTCGACTACGCGCACGATCGGAAGATGCTGCGCCACTTCGCAAAACATCCCGCGGACACGCATACCGTCCTCGTGGTCCGGCACGGCACCGCCGGCAGGAAGTCTCGGTTCTCCGGCGACGACACCAAACGACCGCTGGACAAGCGGGGACGGGCGCAGGCGGAGGCGCTGGTTCCGCAGCTGCTGGCATTCGGCGCCTCCGATGTGTATGCGGCCGACCGGCTCCGCTGCCACCAGACGGTGGAACCGCTCGCCGAGGAACTCGGTGTGACCGTGCACAACGAGCCCACCCTGACCGAGGAGGCCTACGCCAAGAACCCCAAACGCGGCCGCCACCGGGCGCTGCGCATCGCCGAGCAGGAAGGTACACCGGTGATCTGCACGCAGGGCAAGGTGATTCCGGATTTGATCGCGTGGTGGTGCGAACGCGACGGGGTGCGTTCCGATAAGTCGCGCAACCACAAGGGCAGCACGTGGGTGCTGTCGTTTTCGGCCGGGCGGCTGGTGGCGGCCGACCACATCGGCGGCGCGCTGGCCGCGAACGTGCGGGCCTAA
- a CDS encoding HU family DNA-binding protein yields the protein MNKAELIDVLTQKLGSDRRQATAAVENVVDTIVRAVHKGDSVTITGFGVFEQRRRAARVARNPRTGETVKVKPTSVPAFRPGAQFKAVVSGAQRLPSEGPAVKRGVVAGGAAKKAAKKAPAKKAAVKKAPAKKAATKAPAKKAAVKKAPAKKAATKAPAKKAAVKKAPAKKAATKAPVKKAPAKKAATKAPAKKVASKRPASKAPAKKAAPRRGRR from the coding sequence ATGAACAAAGCAGAGCTCATTGACGTGCTCACACAGAAATTGGGCTCGGACCGTCGGCAGGCGACCGCTGCTGTCGAGAATGTCGTCGACACGATTGTGCGCGCGGTGCACAAGGGCGACAGCGTCACCATTACCGGATTCGGTGTGTTCGAACAGCGTCGGCGTGCGGCGCGGGTCGCCCGCAATCCGCGTACCGGCGAGACGGTAAAGGTGAAGCCGACATCGGTTCCGGCGTTTCGACCCGGTGCTCAATTCAAAGCGGTTGTCTCTGGCGCACAGCGCCTCCCGTCGGAAGGACCGGCTGTGAAACGTGGTGTAGTGGCAGGCGGTGCGGCCAAGAAGGCGGCCAAGAAGGCTCCGGCCAAGAAGGCGGCGGTCAAGAAGGCTCCGGCCAAGAAGGCCGCGACCAAGGCGCCCGCGAAGAAGGCGGCGGTCAAGAAGGCTCCGGCCAAGAAGGCCGCGACCAAGGCTCCGGCCAAGAAGGCGGCGGTCAAGAAGGCTCCGGCCAAGAAGGCCGCGACCAAGGCGCCCGTCAAGAAGGCTCCGGCCAAGAAGGCCGCGACCAAGGCTCCGGCCAAGAAGGTGGCGTCAAAGAGGCCGGCCAGCAAGGCTCCTGCCAAGAAGGCGGCCCCGCGGCGCGGCCGCAGGTAG
- the leuD gene encoding 3-isopropylmalate dehydratase small subunit, producing the protein MEAFHTHTGIGVPLRRSNVDTDQIIPAAYLKRVTRTGFEDGLFATWRSDPSFVLNLSPFDRGSVLVAGPDFGTGSSREHAVWALMDYGFRVVISSRFGDIFRGNAGKAGLLAAEVGQDGVELLWKLIEGSPGLEITVNLQDRNIVAGTAVLPFKIDDHTAWRLLKGLDDIALTLQKLDEIEAFEAARAEWKPRTLPAF; encoded by the coding sequence ATGGAAGCCTTTCACACCCATACCGGTATCGGCGTGCCGCTGCGGCGCTCCAATGTCGACACCGATCAGATCATTCCCGCGGCGTATTTGAAGCGCGTTACCCGAACCGGTTTCGAGGACGGCTTGTTCGCGACGTGGCGGTCGGATCCTTCATTCGTGCTAAATCTCAGCCCCTTTGACCGCGGCTCGGTACTGGTCGCCGGGCCCGATTTCGGCACCGGATCGTCGCGTGAGCATGCCGTGTGGGCGCTCATGGACTACGGGTTCCGGGTGGTCATCTCGTCTCGATTCGGTGACATTTTCCGGGGCAACGCGGGCAAGGCGGGGCTGCTGGCGGCCGAAGTCGGCCAAGATGGTGTGGAACTTCTTTGGAAGCTCATCGAGGGCAGTCCGGGCCTGGAAATTACTGTCAATCTTCAAGATCGAAATATCGTCGCCGGAACGGCGGTGCTGCCGTTCAAGATTGACGACCACACCGCTTGGCGGCTGCTCAAAGGTCTTGACGATATAGCCCTTACGCTGCAGAAACTCGACGAAATCGAGGCTTTCGAGGCGGCGCGCGCGGAATGGAAACCGCGCACCCTGCCCGCCTTCTGA